A single Sulfurimonas aquatica DNA region contains:
- a CDS encoding N-acyl homoserine lactonase family protein, protein MTQVKRFTPILTGTHRYEKTLSTRGHGKGVIIEAPILAYLIETRNGRILYDVGCDYSKIANEVKRKKFYENDGFEFGAPTMSEEQRLPNRLAELGLLKEDIDVVFCGHLHFDHAGGLCEMCHADVHVHKAELESAKNLEDEAYFAEDFDCPINWKVFEKEYSLIDGVRAIETPGHTAGHMSMLIELPKGKPILLAGDAADLSENIEKEIAPGLCWQENEQMAIQSIRKLKDIADKENAQIWPNHDMKFFKSKNCFPQFLS, encoded by the coding sequence ATGACACAAGTAAAAAGATTTACACCCATACTTACGGGAACTCATCGTTACGAGAAGACACTCTCAACTCGTGGACACGGTAAAGGGGTGATTATTGAAGCACCTATTTTAGCTTATCTCATAGAGACTAGAAATGGACGGATTTTGTATGACGTTGGCTGTGACTATAGCAAAATCGCAAATGAAGTTAAACGCAAGAAGTTCTATGAAAACGATGGTTTTGAGTTTGGTGCACCCACTATGAGTGAAGAACAAAGACTTCCAAATCGACTGGCAGAGCTCGGTTTACTCAAAGAAGATATTGATGTGGTGTTTTGTGGTCATCTTCATTTTGACCATGCAGGTGGATTATGTGAAATGTGTCATGCTGATGTACATGTTCATAAAGCTGAATTAGAGAGTGCTAAAAACCTAGAAGATGAGGCTTATTTTGCAGAGGATTTTGACTGTCCCATAAACTGGAAAGTTTTTGAAAAAGAGTACAGCCTCATTGATGGTGTAAGAGCTATTGAAACACCAGGTCATACAGCTGGGCACATGTCTATGCTCATCGAACTTCCAAAAGGAAAGCCAATTTTACTTGCAGGCGATGCGGCGGACTTGAGTGAAAACATAGAAAAAGAGATAGCACCAGGGCTTTGCTGGCAAGAGAATGAACAGATGGCTATACAGAGTATTCGTAAGCTTAAAGATATAGCAGACAAAGAGAACGCTCAAATATGGCCAAATCACGATATGAAGTTTTTTAAGTCTAAAAACTGTTTTCCACAGTTTCTTTCTTAG
- the uca gene encoding urea carboxylase has translation MFTKILIANRGEIACRIIKTLKKMNIQSVVVYTTADIDSLHVSLADEAYLIGEGLASESYLDYKKILAIAKESGAQAVHPGYGFLSENAKFVDSCIEAGIVFIGPTTEHMKKFGLKHTARELAEDNYVPLLPGSSILKDLEEAKQEALRIVYPVMLKSTAGGGGIGMQLCYNEEELCNSYDSVKRLSENNFSDGGMFLEKYVTHARHIEVQIFGDGKGFIGVLGDRDCSVQRRNQKVIEETPAPNLSNETREALYSAAKKLTSSVSYLSAGTVEFVYDTTSSEFYFLEVNTRLQVEHGITEEVSGVDLVEWMVRQAYGTNPELYSYEHNPKGHSIEVRIYAEDPAKNFQPSSGTLTNVSFADDIRCDTFIETGLEISAFYDPMIAKLIIKAENRENALVKMNKAIEETRVDGIETNLRYLGAIVKSEVFEQGLQTTKFLNTFEYAITSIDVLRPGTQTAIQDYPGRLGYWDIGVPPSGPFDMLSFRYANRIVGNSEDAAGLEIAISGPTLKFNSDTVFSLCGAPIDASLDGEEVLMNKAITIKAGSILKLKKVSDEGFRTYLAVRGGFDVPKYLGSRSTFTLGQFGGHAGRTLLTGDVLHLDTLIESEAVSEMIVPHQEYSKSWKIGVLYGPHGAPDFFTKEDIETFFATDWKIHYNSNRTGIRLIGPKPAWARTDGGEAGLHPSNIHDNAYAIGAVDFTGDMPVILGPDGPSLGGFVCPVTIVTAELWKLGQLRAGDKVTFVPLEHDTAMEMLQAQEDALENLETYDEKVFLEPKPIGSPILYSDEGEGDLPSVVMRQSGDSYLLIEYGEMQLEISLRFRVHVLMQAIKSANIKGIIDVTPGIRSLQLHFDPKVCKRDELMEKVKTIELTLPLVDDIEVPARIVHLPLSWDDESTRVAIDKYMKTVRPDAPWCPSNIEFIRRINGLDSIQEVKDIVFGANYLVMGLGDVYLGAPVATPLDPRQRLVTTKYNPARTWTPENAVGIGGAYMCVYGMEGPGGYQFVGRTVQMWNRHRQTKDFIEEKPWLLRFFDQIKFYEVSADELHQMREDFPRGRMKLKTEETTFSLKEYKDFLDTNNESINEFKKTQQDAFEEERQMWERTGLANFNMENSDIQVIDEEKIELAQNAEAVESPVQGSLWKVMAKVGDTVAEGDVLAIAESMKMEIDIDAPENGKITHVLCSEGENIQTGKMLFVIEPI, from the coding sequence ATGTTTACTAAAATATTAATTGCGAACCGCGGAGAAATAGCTTGTCGTATTATCAAAACTTTAAAGAAAATGAATATTCAATCAGTTGTCGTTTATACTACAGCTGACATTGACTCACTACATGTGAGTTTAGCAGACGAGGCCTATCTTATAGGAGAAGGTCTTGCAAGTGAGAGTTACCTTGATTATAAGAAAATTCTAGCAATTGCTAAAGAGAGTGGTGCCCAAGCGGTTCACCCTGGTTATGGTTTTTTAAGTGAAAATGCTAAGTTTGTAGATTCATGTATAGAAGCAGGTATTGTTTTTATAGGGCCGACAACAGAGCATATGAAAAAATTTGGTCTCAAACATACAGCACGTGAGTTGGCTGAAGACAACTATGTTCCCCTACTCCCTGGTTCTTCAATCTTAAAAGACTTAGAAGAAGCAAAACAAGAAGCTTTAAGAATTGTTTATCCGGTAATGCTTAAAAGTACTGCAGGTGGTGGTGGGATTGGAATGCAATTATGCTATAACGAAGAAGAACTTTGTAATTCTTACGACTCAGTAAAACGCCTAAGTGAAAACAACTTTTCAGATGGTGGTATGTTTCTAGAAAAGTATGTTACTCATGCCCGCCATATAGAGGTACAAATATTTGGTGATGGCAAGGGTTTCATTGGTGTTTTGGGTGATAGAGACTGTTCTGTTCAAAGACGTAATCAAAAAGTCATAGAAGAAACACCAGCACCAAACCTTAGTAATGAGACAAGAGAAGCACTTTATAGCGCAGCAAAGAAGTTAACGTCATCTGTTTCTTACCTCTCAGCAGGTACTGTAGAATTTGTTTATGATACAACAAGTAGTGAGTTTTATTTCCTTGAAGTAAATACTCGTCTTCAAGTAGAACATGGTATTACCGAAGAGGTATCTGGTGTTGACTTAGTTGAATGGATGGTTCGTCAAGCTTATGGAACAAATCCTGAGTTGTATTCTTATGAGCACAATCCAAAAGGACATTCCATAGAAGTGCGTATCTATGCGGAAGACCCTGCTAAAAACTTCCAGCCAAGTTCTGGAACATTAACAAATGTAAGTTTTGCTGATGATATTCGTTGTGATACCTTTATCGAAACTGGTTTAGAAATCTCTGCATTTTATGATCCAATGATTGCAAAACTGATTATAAAAGCTGAAAATAGAGAGAATGCTTTAGTGAAGATGAATAAGGCTATTGAAGAAACAAGAGTTGATGGAATAGAAACTAATCTTCGCTACCTTGGAGCTATTGTAAAGTCAGAAGTATTTGAACAAGGTTTACAAACAACAAAATTTCTTAATACATTTGAGTATGCAATTACAAGTATTGATGTTCTTAGACCTGGGACACAGACAGCTATTCAAGACTATCCTGGGCGTTTAGGATATTGGGACATTGGTGTTCCTCCCTCTGGTCCTTTTGATATGCTTAGTTTTCGTTATGCTAATCGTATAGTGGGAAATAGTGAAGATGCAGCAGGATTAGAGATTGCTATTTCTGGTCCTACATTAAAATTCAACTCTGATACAGTTTTCTCATTATGTGGAGCTCCTATTGATGCCTCGTTAGATGGAGAAGAAGTATTAATGAATAAGGCAATTACTATTAAAGCTGGGAGTATACTAAAACTAAAAAAAGTGAGTGATGAAGGTTTTAGAACATACTTAGCAGTTCGTGGTGGATTTGATGTACCTAAGTATCTTGGAAGTCGTTCTACATTTACACTTGGACAGTTTGGTGGTCATGCAGGTCGTACATTATTAACGGGAGATGTTTTACATCTTGATACCCTTATTGAGAGTGAAGCCGTATCTGAAATGATAGTACCACATCAAGAGTACTCCAAATCATGGAAAATAGGTGTTCTATATGGCCCCCATGGTGCACCAGATTTTTTTACAAAAGAAGATATAGAAACTTTCTTTGCAACTGACTGGAAAATCCATTATAACTCAAACCGTACGGGGATAAGACTTATAGGTCCTAAGCCAGCATGGGCAAGAACTGATGGTGGCGAAGCTGGACTACACCCTTCAAATATTCATGACAATGCTTATGCTATTGGAGCGGTAGATTTTACTGGAGACATGCCTGTCATCTTAGGACCAGATGGTCCAAGTTTAGGTGGGTTTGTGTGCCCTGTAACAATTGTAACTGCAGAACTGTGGAAATTAGGTCAATTAAGAGCTGGTGATAAAGTTACTTTTGTTCCATTAGAACATGACACTGCAATGGAGATGCTTCAAGCACAAGAAGATGCTCTTGAAAATTTAGAGACTTATGATGAGAAAGTTTTCTTAGAACCTAAACCTATTGGGAGCCCTATTCTGTATAGTGATGAAGGAGAAGGTGACCTTCCTTCTGTAGTAATGCGTCAGTCTGGTGATAGTTATCTGCTAATAGAATATGGAGAGATGCAACTAGAAATATCATTGCGTTTTAGAGTTCATGTACTAATGCAAGCGATTAAGAGTGCTAATATTAAAGGTATCATAGATGTAACACCAGGTATTCGTTCTCTACAACTGCATTTCGATCCTAAAGTATGTAAACGCGATGAGTTAATGGAAAAAGTGAAAACGATAGAACTTACTTTACCATTAGTAGATGATATTGAAGTTCCTGCTCGAATAGTCCATCTGCCACTATCTTGGGATGATGAATCAACACGAGTTGCAATTGATAAGTATATGAAGACAGTTCGTCCTGATGCACCTTGGTGTCCAAGTAATATTGAGTTTATTCGTCGTATAAATGGTTTAGATTCAATACAAGAGGTAAAAGATATAGTATTTGGTGCTAACTACCTTGTTATGGGCCTTGGTGATGTTTACTTAGGTGCACCAGTTGCAACTCCACTTGACCCAAGACAACGGCTAGTGACAACTAAGTATAATCCAGCACGTACCTGGACACCTGAAAATGCGGTAGGTATCGGTGGTGCTTATATGTGTGTATATGGTATGGAAGGCCCTGGTGGTTACCAATTTGTTGGTCGTACAGTTCAGATGTGGAATCGTCATAGGCAAACAAAAGATTTTATAGAAGAAAAACCTTGGTTACTAAGATTTTTTGATCAAATAAAATTCTATGAAGTAAGTGCTGATGAATTACATCAGATGCGCGAAGATTTTCCTCGTGGTCGAATGAAACTAAAAACAGAAGAAACTACATTTTCACTGAAAGAATATAAAGATTTTTTAGATACTAACAATGAGTCAATAAATGAGTTTAAAAAGACTCAACAAGATGCATTTGAAGAAGAACGCCAAATGTGGGAAAGAACAGGACTTGCAAACTTCAACATGGAAAATAGTGACATTCAAGTAATAGATGAAGAGAA